In the genome of Raphanus sativus cultivar WK10039 chromosome 4, ASM80110v3, whole genome shotgun sequence, one region contains:
- the LOC108811019 gene encoding uncharacterized protein LOC108811019 isoform X2 translates to MSSAAPGKSDRSSGGPDRTSLYRSNLAAAAAHMERSSSFRETVEHPPVPNTTLRRSTSPLAQTTDVTNFFQCLRFDPKVVAADHKSIRHGDFKRHVSMALGVQGDESPSTTTLKGKLVPSPVPEEIKRLKAGLRENNVKARERVKIFNEASSVFNKFFPTVPTKKRSRPEGFSSDRSGLGKGGIQGQSLPGCFEFDQQKLEEGPKSGALNKRTRTSMMDVRSNAVVRQSAAVDRDKDTMRLANNHNAVQGEDRYSIGIDGWEKSKMKKKRSGIKTDGPSSLASNKAVDGYRDLKQGIPKSTGDSRLRLNGDSNMSRHGTVNGAAPYGRSDSLSRQTGLAGGSLPSRDSDHNSLYNEKRERAIASDKERVNLRAINKSNIHDESNSSSPKINVTVRGPRSGSGLPPKLSPVVHNTPSPSDWDISGCTNKPPLLSGVPNRKRMTSNRSSSPPVTQWASQRPQKISRAARRTNLVPIVSSNEDIPSSDNMSDVGCSETGFGFQRRSPAASPRVRLKGENSLSTTALSGSEEFSPPEIKSKDQGKQSDEVDGKATLNVRKLSITGLQSRKNKLVLGEGLGDGVRRQGRTGRGFGSTRSVNPMGVMRHGTTKQLRSARNDKNESRAGRPPTRKLSDRKAYKRQRNTSANATTLDFLDDGHEELLAAVNSAISFAQNFPSSFWKQMERYFCFISDSHINFVKQLGDFSSMGTTPVGTSSDFDGRENFAEGLTTSRMDSKASPLYQRLLSALISEESASVNEDLQFDGFGADAESEFSVLNHKEFNGYRSDRLELDDLEDDVSVIPLKGVNSSPHNVNGRFTDHSSIDFSDIQYETLGIDEKIYLEAQSIGICLETMPNISNTEDEGIVEEIKTLEEAVYEGSKKKEMLNRLLTPALEMKERQENEFDRLGYEKLIEMAYEKSKASRRHHSASGKSSANKISKQVAFAFVKRTLGRCRQFEEIGKSCFSESTFKNILVAGLTQVEDNPTDKEEDILSASTPIGSQPSSSLAQNRETSEHTLREGKDETMWSNRTRERELLLDDVCGTPFSSSTKGKRSDRDRDGKGQAASSSRGGGTNKIGWPALSNNAKGERKSKTKPRQKATPMFSSPSVSIPEQNRTSSSKPTNSNNSEYSNLETLDETEPLDLSGLQIPDGLGGPDDFDAQAGDLSSWLNIDDDVLQDNDIDLLGLQIPMDDLSDLKMMV, encoded by the exons ATGTCATCAGCAGCACCTGGGAAGTCTGATCGTTCTTCTGGTGGGCCAGATAGGACTTCTTTATACAGGTCCAACttagctgctgctgctgcacaTATGGAAAGATCTAGTAGCTTTCGCGAGACGGTTGAACATCCTCCTGTCCCGAACACTACGTTGAGGAGGAGCACTTCACCGTTAGCGCAAACCACCGACGTAACGAATTTCTTTCAGTGTCTGCGTTTTGATCCGAAGGTGGTTGCCGCGGATCACAAGTCTATTCGTCACGGTGACTTTAAGCGTCATGTGAGTATGGCTCTTGGGGTTCAAGGAGATGAATCTCCTAGCACAACAACGCTGAAAGGGAAGTTAGTTCCGTCTCCTGTACCAGAAGAGATCAAAAGACTCAAGGCTGGTCTACGCGAAAACAATGTCAAGGCCAG GGAGCGTGTGAAAATTTTCAACGAAGCGTCGTCTGTATTTAACAAGTTTTTTCCTACTGTTCCTACAAAGAAGAGGTCTCGACCAGAAGGGTTTTCCAGTGACCGCTCTGGTTTAGGTAAAGGGGGAATTCAAGGACAGTCTCTGCCTGGTTGTTTTGAGTTTGACCAGCAAAAGCTTGAAGAGGGACCTAAAAGTGGTGCATTAAATAAGCGGACACGTACTTCCATG ATGGATGTTCGGAGTAATGCTGTTGTCCGACAATCTGCTGCTGTAGATAGGGATAAAGACACAATGAGACTAGCAAATAATCATAATGCAGTTCAGGGTGAAGATCGATATTCAATTGGCATTGATGGTTGGGAAAAGtcgaaaatgaagaaaaaacgATCTGGCATAAAAACAGATGGTCCTTCTAGTTTGGCTTCAAATAAAGCAGTTGATGGTTACAGGGACTTGAAGCAGGGCATACCAAAATCAACTGGGGATTCCAGGTTGAGATTAAATGGTGACTCGAACATGTCAAG GCATGGGACAGTAAACGGGGCTGCTCCATATGGAAGATCTGATAGCCTCTCTCGGCAGACAGGCTTGGCAGGGGGTTCCTTGCCCTCCAGGGATTCAGATCACAATTCGTTGTACAATGAGAAGAGAGAACGAGCTATTGCTTCAGATAAGGAAAGAGTGAATCTCAGGGCTATCAACAA GTCAAATATTCACGATGAATCCAATTCTTCAAGCCcaaaaataaatgttacagTTCGTGGTCCGAGATCAGGATCAGGGCTTCCTCCTAAACTTTCTCCGGTTGTCCATAACACTCCTTCTCCAAGTGATTGGGACATTTCTGGTTGTACAAACAAACCTCCATTGTTGTCTGGGGTTCCTAATCGCAAGCGTATGACATCAAATCGGTCTTCATCACCACCTGTAACGCAATGGGCCAGTCAAAGACCACAAAAGATATCCCGTGCTGCAAGGAGAACGAACTTGGTCCCAATTGTTTCAAGCAATGAAGACATTCCTTCATCAGATAACATGTCAGATGTTGGTTGTAGTGAAACAGGTTTTGGATTTCAAAGACGCTCGCCAGCAGCTTCTCCTCGAGTGAGATTAAAAGGCGAGAATAGCTTGTCTACAACAGCTTTATCAGGAAGTGAAGAATTTAGCCCCCCTGAGATCAAATCTAAAGACCAGGGAAAGCAATCTGATGAGGTCGATGGGAAAGCTACTCTGAACGTTCGTAAGCTCTCCATCACTGGTTTACAATCGAGAAAGAACAAGCTTGTCCTTGGAGAAGGGCTTGGGGATGGAGTGAGGAGACAAGGAAGGACAGGCCGTGGCTTTGGCTCAACAAGGTCTGTCAACCCAATGGGAGTTATGAGACATGGAACAACAAAACAACTTCGCAGTGCAAGAAATGACAAGAATGAAAG CAGGGCAGGTCGTCCACCCACTAGGAAGCTCTCTGACCGCAAGGCTTACAAACGTCAGAGAAATACATCGGCAAACGCTACAACACTAGATTTTCTTG ATGATGGGCATGAAGAGCTACTAGCTGCTGTTAACTCAGCTATAAGCTTTG CTCAGAATTTTCCTAGCTCTTTCTGGAAACAAATGGAGCGCTACTTTTGCTTTATATCTGATTCACATATCAATTTCGTAAAACAACTG GGTGACTTCTCCTCCATGGGTACTACACCAGTTGGGACATCTTCAGACTTCGATGGTCGTGAAAATTTTGCCGAGGGACTTACAACCAGCAGAATGGATTCTAAAGCTTCGCCCCTTTATCAGAGGTTGCTATCAGCTCTGATTTCAGAGGAGTCAGCCAGTGTAAATGAAGATTTACAATTTGATGGATTTGGAGCCGATGCTGAGTCAGAATTCAGTGTCTTGAATCATAAGGAGTTCAATGGTTATAGAAGTGATAGATTGGAACTTGATGATCTAGAAGATGATGTGTCTGTTATCCCGCTCAAGGGTGTTAACAGCTCACCCCACAATGTCAATGGAAGATTTACAGATCACTCATCCATCGACTTCTCAGACATTCAATATGAAACTCTGGGGATAGATGAGAAGATATATTTGGAAGCTCAATCTATTGGCATTTGCTTGGAAACCATG CCTAATATTTCAAACACGGAGGATGAAGGAATAGTCGAGGAGATCAAAACGTTAGAGGAGGCTGTCTACGAG GGTTCCAAGAAGAAAGAGATGTTGAATCGGTTACTAACGCCTGCCCTAGAGATGAAAGAACGTCAGGAGAA TGAGTTTGATCGGCTCGGTTACGAAAAACTCATCGAAATGGCATATGAAAAGAGCAAG gCAAGTCGGCGGCATCACTCCGCTAGTGGAAAGAGTTCGGCTAACAAGATATCAAAGCAGGTCGCATTTGCTTTCGTGAAACGGACGCTTGGAAGATGTCGTCAATTTGAAGAGATAGGCAAAAGCTGCTTTAGTGAGTCTACATTCAAGAACATCCTCGTTGCTGGGTTGACACAAGTTGAAGATAATCCCACGGACAAGGAGGAAGATATTTTATCAGCTTCAA CACCGATAGGATCACAACCAAGCTCATCATTGGCACAGAACAGAGAGACTTCTGAACATACTTTACGGGAAGGGAAAGATGAAACGATGTGGTCAAATAGAACGAGGGAGAGAGAGTTGCTACTTGATGATGTGTGTGGGACACCATTTTCAAGCAGTACAAAAGGGAAGAGAAGTGACAGGGACAGAGATGGAAAAGGACAGGCGGCTTCATCATCGAGAGGTGGAGGAACTAACAAGATCGGTTGGCCTGCACTGTCCAATAACGCCAAGGGTGAACGGAAGTCGAAAACCAAACCTAGGCAGAAAGCAACTCCTatgttttcttctccttctgtCAGTATCCCGGAGCAGAACAGAACATCATCGTCCAAACCAACTAATAGCAACAACAGCGAGTATAGTAACTTGGAGACACTGGACGAGACAGAGCCACTCGACCTATCTGGCCTGCAGATACCAGACGGTTTAGGTGGTCCAGATGATTTCGACGCACAAGCAGGAGATCTAAGCTCATGGTTGAACATCGATGACGATGTGTTACAAGATAATGATATAGACCTCCTTGGACTTCAAATACCCATGGATGATCTTTCAGACTTAAAGATGATGGTATAA
- the LOC108811019 gene encoding uncharacterized protein LOC108811019 isoform X3, whose protein sequence is MSSAAPGKSDRSSGGPDRTSLYRSNLAAAAAHMERSSSFRETVEHPPVPNTTLRRSTSPLAQTTDVTNFFQCLRFDPKVVAADHKSIRHGDFKRHVSMALGVQGDESPSTTTLKGKLVPSPVPEEIKRLKAGLRENNVKARERVKIFNEASSVFNKFFPTVPTKKRSRPEGFSSDRSGLGKGGIQGQSLPGCFEFDQQKLEEGPKSGALNKRTRTSMMDVRSNAVVRQSAAVDRDKDTMRLANNHNAVQGEDRYSIGIDGWEKSKMKKKRSGIKTDGPSSLASNKAVDGYRDLKQGIPKSTGDSRLRLNGDSNMSRHGTVNGAAPYGRSDSLSRQTGLAGGSLPSRDSDHNSLYNEKRERAIASDKERVNLRAINKSNIHDESNSSSPKINVTVRGPRSGSGLPPKLSPVVHNTPSPSDWDISGCTNKPPLLSGVPNRKRMTSNRSSSPPVTQWASQRPQKISRAARRTNLVPIVSSNEDIPSSDNMSDVGCSETGFGFQRRSPAASPRVRLKGENSLSTTALSGSEEFSPPEIKSKDQGKQSDEVDGKATLNVRKLSITGLQSRKNKLVLGEGLGDGVRRQGRTGRGFGSTRSVNPMGVMRHGTTKQLRSARNDKNERAGRPPTRKLSDRKAYKRQRNTSANATTLDFLDDGHEELLAAVNSAISFAQNFPSSFWKQMERYFCFISDSHINFVKQLGDFSSMGTTPVGTSSDFDGRENFAEGLTTSRMDSKASPLYQRLLSALISEESASVNEDLQFDGFGADAESEFSVLNHKEFNGYRSDRLELDDLEDDVSVIPLKGVNSSPHNVNGRFTDHSSIDFSDIQYETLGIDEKIYLEAQSIGICLETMPNISNTEDEGIVEEIKTLEEAVYEVGSKKKEMLNRLLTPALEMKERQENEFDRLGYEKLIEMAYEKSKASRRHHSASGKSSANKISKQVAFAFVKRTLGRCRQFEEIGKSCFSESTFKNILVAGLTQVEDNPTDKEEDILSASTPIGSQPSSSLAQNRETSEHTLREGKDETMWSNRTRERELLLDDVCGTPFSSSTKGKRSDRDRDGKGQAASSSRGGGTNKIGWPALSNNAKGERKSKTKPRQKATPMFSSPSVSIPEQNRTSSSKPTNSNNSEYSNLETLDETEPLDLSGLQIPDGLGGPDDFDAQAGDLSSWLNIDDDVLQDNDIDLLGLQIPMDDLSDLKMMV, encoded by the exons ATGTCATCAGCAGCACCTGGGAAGTCTGATCGTTCTTCTGGTGGGCCAGATAGGACTTCTTTATACAGGTCCAACttagctgctgctgctgcacaTATGGAAAGATCTAGTAGCTTTCGCGAGACGGTTGAACATCCTCCTGTCCCGAACACTACGTTGAGGAGGAGCACTTCACCGTTAGCGCAAACCACCGACGTAACGAATTTCTTTCAGTGTCTGCGTTTTGATCCGAAGGTGGTTGCCGCGGATCACAAGTCTATTCGTCACGGTGACTTTAAGCGTCATGTGAGTATGGCTCTTGGGGTTCAAGGAGATGAATCTCCTAGCACAACAACGCTGAAAGGGAAGTTAGTTCCGTCTCCTGTACCAGAAGAGATCAAAAGACTCAAGGCTGGTCTACGCGAAAACAATGTCAAGGCCAG GGAGCGTGTGAAAATTTTCAACGAAGCGTCGTCTGTATTTAACAAGTTTTTTCCTACTGTTCCTACAAAGAAGAGGTCTCGACCAGAAGGGTTTTCCAGTGACCGCTCTGGTTTAGGTAAAGGGGGAATTCAAGGACAGTCTCTGCCTGGTTGTTTTGAGTTTGACCAGCAAAAGCTTGAAGAGGGACCTAAAAGTGGTGCATTAAATAAGCGGACACGTACTTCCATG ATGGATGTTCGGAGTAATGCTGTTGTCCGACAATCTGCTGCTGTAGATAGGGATAAAGACACAATGAGACTAGCAAATAATCATAATGCAGTTCAGGGTGAAGATCGATATTCAATTGGCATTGATGGTTGGGAAAAGtcgaaaatgaagaaaaaacgATCTGGCATAAAAACAGATGGTCCTTCTAGTTTGGCTTCAAATAAAGCAGTTGATGGTTACAGGGACTTGAAGCAGGGCATACCAAAATCAACTGGGGATTCCAGGTTGAGATTAAATGGTGACTCGAACATGTCAAG GCATGGGACAGTAAACGGGGCTGCTCCATATGGAAGATCTGATAGCCTCTCTCGGCAGACAGGCTTGGCAGGGGGTTCCTTGCCCTCCAGGGATTCAGATCACAATTCGTTGTACAATGAGAAGAGAGAACGAGCTATTGCTTCAGATAAGGAAAGAGTGAATCTCAGGGCTATCAACAA GTCAAATATTCACGATGAATCCAATTCTTCAAGCCcaaaaataaatgttacagTTCGTGGTCCGAGATCAGGATCAGGGCTTCCTCCTAAACTTTCTCCGGTTGTCCATAACACTCCTTCTCCAAGTGATTGGGACATTTCTGGTTGTACAAACAAACCTCCATTGTTGTCTGGGGTTCCTAATCGCAAGCGTATGACATCAAATCGGTCTTCATCACCACCTGTAACGCAATGGGCCAGTCAAAGACCACAAAAGATATCCCGTGCTGCAAGGAGAACGAACTTGGTCCCAATTGTTTCAAGCAATGAAGACATTCCTTCATCAGATAACATGTCAGATGTTGGTTGTAGTGAAACAGGTTTTGGATTTCAAAGACGCTCGCCAGCAGCTTCTCCTCGAGTGAGATTAAAAGGCGAGAATAGCTTGTCTACAACAGCTTTATCAGGAAGTGAAGAATTTAGCCCCCCTGAGATCAAATCTAAAGACCAGGGAAAGCAATCTGATGAGGTCGATGGGAAAGCTACTCTGAACGTTCGTAAGCTCTCCATCACTGGTTTACAATCGAGAAAGAACAAGCTTGTCCTTGGAGAAGGGCTTGGGGATGGAGTGAGGAGACAAGGAAGGACAGGCCGTGGCTTTGGCTCAACAAGGTCTGTCAACCCAATGGGAGTTATGAGACATGGAACAACAAAACAACTTCGCAGTGCAAGAAATGACAAGAATGAAAG GGCAGGTCGTCCACCCACTAGGAAGCTCTCTGACCGCAAGGCTTACAAACGTCAGAGAAATACATCGGCAAACGCTACAACACTAGATTTTCTTG ATGATGGGCATGAAGAGCTACTAGCTGCTGTTAACTCAGCTATAAGCTTTG CTCAGAATTTTCCTAGCTCTTTCTGGAAACAAATGGAGCGCTACTTTTGCTTTATATCTGATTCACATATCAATTTCGTAAAACAACTG GGTGACTTCTCCTCCATGGGTACTACACCAGTTGGGACATCTTCAGACTTCGATGGTCGTGAAAATTTTGCCGAGGGACTTACAACCAGCAGAATGGATTCTAAAGCTTCGCCCCTTTATCAGAGGTTGCTATCAGCTCTGATTTCAGAGGAGTCAGCCAGTGTAAATGAAGATTTACAATTTGATGGATTTGGAGCCGATGCTGAGTCAGAATTCAGTGTCTTGAATCATAAGGAGTTCAATGGTTATAGAAGTGATAGATTGGAACTTGATGATCTAGAAGATGATGTGTCTGTTATCCCGCTCAAGGGTGTTAACAGCTCACCCCACAATGTCAATGGAAGATTTACAGATCACTCATCCATCGACTTCTCAGACATTCAATATGAAACTCTGGGGATAGATGAGAAGATATATTTGGAAGCTCAATCTATTGGCATTTGCTTGGAAACCATG CCTAATATTTCAAACACGGAGGATGAAGGAATAGTCGAGGAGATCAAAACGTTAGAGGAGGCTGTCTACGAGGTG GGTTCCAAGAAGAAAGAGATGTTGAATCGGTTACTAACGCCTGCCCTAGAGATGAAAGAACGTCAGGAGAA TGAGTTTGATCGGCTCGGTTACGAAAAACTCATCGAAATGGCATATGAAAAGAGCAAG gCAAGTCGGCGGCATCACTCCGCTAGTGGAAAGAGTTCGGCTAACAAGATATCAAAGCAGGTCGCATTTGCTTTCGTGAAACGGACGCTTGGAAGATGTCGTCAATTTGAAGAGATAGGCAAAAGCTGCTTTAGTGAGTCTACATTCAAGAACATCCTCGTTGCTGGGTTGACACAAGTTGAAGATAATCCCACGGACAAGGAGGAAGATATTTTATCAGCTTCAA CACCGATAGGATCACAACCAAGCTCATCATTGGCACAGAACAGAGAGACTTCTGAACATACTTTACGGGAAGGGAAAGATGAAACGATGTGGTCAAATAGAACGAGGGAGAGAGAGTTGCTACTTGATGATGTGTGTGGGACACCATTTTCAAGCAGTACAAAAGGGAAGAGAAGTGACAGGGACAGAGATGGAAAAGGACAGGCGGCTTCATCATCGAGAGGTGGAGGAACTAACAAGATCGGTTGGCCTGCACTGTCCAATAACGCCAAGGGTGAACGGAAGTCGAAAACCAAACCTAGGCAGAAAGCAACTCCTatgttttcttctccttctgtCAGTATCCCGGAGCAGAACAGAACATCATCGTCCAAACCAACTAATAGCAACAACAGCGAGTATAGTAACTTGGAGACACTGGACGAGACAGAGCCACTCGACCTATCTGGCCTGCAGATACCAGACGGTTTAGGTGGTCCAGATGATTTCGACGCACAAGCAGGAGATCTAAGCTCATGGTTGAACATCGATGACGATGTGTTACAAGATAATGATATAGACCTCCTTGGACTTCAAATACCCATGGATGATCTTTCAGACTTAAAGATGATGGTATAA
- the LOC108811019 gene encoding uncharacterized protein LOC108811019 isoform X1: MSSAAPGKSDRSSGGPDRTSLYRSNLAAAAAHMERSSSFRETVEHPPVPNTTLRRSTSPLAQTTDVTNFFQCLRFDPKVVAADHKSIRHGDFKRHVSMALGVQGDESPSTTTLKGKLVPSPVPEEIKRLKAGLRENNVKARERVKIFNEASSVFNKFFPTVPTKKRSRPEGFSSDRSGLGKGGIQGQSLPGCFEFDQQKLEEGPKSGALNKRTRTSMMDVRSNAVVRQSAAVDRDKDTMRLANNHNAVQGEDRYSIGIDGWEKSKMKKKRSGIKTDGPSSLASNKAVDGYRDLKQGIPKSTGDSRLRLNGDSNMSRHGTVNGAAPYGRSDSLSRQTGLAGGSLPSRDSDHNSLYNEKRERAIASDKERVNLRAINKSNIHDESNSSSPKINVTVRGPRSGSGLPPKLSPVVHNTPSPSDWDISGCTNKPPLLSGVPNRKRMTSNRSSSPPVTQWASQRPQKISRAARRTNLVPIVSSNEDIPSSDNMSDVGCSETGFGFQRRSPAASPRVRLKGENSLSTTALSGSEEFSPPEIKSKDQGKQSDEVDGKATLNVRKLSITGLQSRKNKLVLGEGLGDGVRRQGRTGRGFGSTRSVNPMGVMRHGTTKQLRSARNDKNESRAGRPPTRKLSDRKAYKRQRNTSANATTLDFLDDGHEELLAAVNSAISFAQNFPSSFWKQMERYFCFISDSHINFVKQLGDFSSMGTTPVGTSSDFDGRENFAEGLTTSRMDSKASPLYQRLLSALISEESASVNEDLQFDGFGADAESEFSVLNHKEFNGYRSDRLELDDLEDDVSVIPLKGVNSSPHNVNGRFTDHSSIDFSDIQYETLGIDEKIYLEAQSIGICLETMPNISNTEDEGIVEEIKTLEEAVYEVGSKKKEMLNRLLTPALEMKERQENEFDRLGYEKLIEMAYEKSKASRRHHSASGKSSANKISKQVAFAFVKRTLGRCRQFEEIGKSCFSESTFKNILVAGLTQVEDNPTDKEEDILSASTPIGSQPSSSLAQNRETSEHTLREGKDETMWSNRTRERELLLDDVCGTPFSSSTKGKRSDRDRDGKGQAASSSRGGGTNKIGWPALSNNAKGERKSKTKPRQKATPMFSSPSVSIPEQNRTSSSKPTNSNNSEYSNLETLDETEPLDLSGLQIPDGLGGPDDFDAQAGDLSSWLNIDDDVLQDNDIDLLGLQIPMDDLSDLKMMV, encoded by the exons ATGTCATCAGCAGCACCTGGGAAGTCTGATCGTTCTTCTGGTGGGCCAGATAGGACTTCTTTATACAGGTCCAACttagctgctgctgctgcacaTATGGAAAGATCTAGTAGCTTTCGCGAGACGGTTGAACATCCTCCTGTCCCGAACACTACGTTGAGGAGGAGCACTTCACCGTTAGCGCAAACCACCGACGTAACGAATTTCTTTCAGTGTCTGCGTTTTGATCCGAAGGTGGTTGCCGCGGATCACAAGTCTATTCGTCACGGTGACTTTAAGCGTCATGTGAGTATGGCTCTTGGGGTTCAAGGAGATGAATCTCCTAGCACAACAACGCTGAAAGGGAAGTTAGTTCCGTCTCCTGTACCAGAAGAGATCAAAAGACTCAAGGCTGGTCTACGCGAAAACAATGTCAAGGCCAG GGAGCGTGTGAAAATTTTCAACGAAGCGTCGTCTGTATTTAACAAGTTTTTTCCTACTGTTCCTACAAAGAAGAGGTCTCGACCAGAAGGGTTTTCCAGTGACCGCTCTGGTTTAGGTAAAGGGGGAATTCAAGGACAGTCTCTGCCTGGTTGTTTTGAGTTTGACCAGCAAAAGCTTGAAGAGGGACCTAAAAGTGGTGCATTAAATAAGCGGACACGTACTTCCATG ATGGATGTTCGGAGTAATGCTGTTGTCCGACAATCTGCTGCTGTAGATAGGGATAAAGACACAATGAGACTAGCAAATAATCATAATGCAGTTCAGGGTGAAGATCGATATTCAATTGGCATTGATGGTTGGGAAAAGtcgaaaatgaagaaaaaacgATCTGGCATAAAAACAGATGGTCCTTCTAGTTTGGCTTCAAATAAAGCAGTTGATGGTTACAGGGACTTGAAGCAGGGCATACCAAAATCAACTGGGGATTCCAGGTTGAGATTAAATGGTGACTCGAACATGTCAAG GCATGGGACAGTAAACGGGGCTGCTCCATATGGAAGATCTGATAGCCTCTCTCGGCAGACAGGCTTGGCAGGGGGTTCCTTGCCCTCCAGGGATTCAGATCACAATTCGTTGTACAATGAGAAGAGAGAACGAGCTATTGCTTCAGATAAGGAAAGAGTGAATCTCAGGGCTATCAACAA GTCAAATATTCACGATGAATCCAATTCTTCAAGCCcaaaaataaatgttacagTTCGTGGTCCGAGATCAGGATCAGGGCTTCCTCCTAAACTTTCTCCGGTTGTCCATAACACTCCTTCTCCAAGTGATTGGGACATTTCTGGTTGTACAAACAAACCTCCATTGTTGTCTGGGGTTCCTAATCGCAAGCGTATGACATCAAATCGGTCTTCATCACCACCTGTAACGCAATGGGCCAGTCAAAGACCACAAAAGATATCCCGTGCTGCAAGGAGAACGAACTTGGTCCCAATTGTTTCAAGCAATGAAGACATTCCTTCATCAGATAACATGTCAGATGTTGGTTGTAGTGAAACAGGTTTTGGATTTCAAAGACGCTCGCCAGCAGCTTCTCCTCGAGTGAGATTAAAAGGCGAGAATAGCTTGTCTACAACAGCTTTATCAGGAAGTGAAGAATTTAGCCCCCCTGAGATCAAATCTAAAGACCAGGGAAAGCAATCTGATGAGGTCGATGGGAAAGCTACTCTGAACGTTCGTAAGCTCTCCATCACTGGTTTACAATCGAGAAAGAACAAGCTTGTCCTTGGAGAAGGGCTTGGGGATGGAGTGAGGAGACAAGGAAGGACAGGCCGTGGCTTTGGCTCAACAAGGTCTGTCAACCCAATGGGAGTTATGAGACATGGAACAACAAAACAACTTCGCAGTGCAAGAAATGACAAGAATGAAAG CAGGGCAGGTCGTCCACCCACTAGGAAGCTCTCTGACCGCAAGGCTTACAAACGTCAGAGAAATACATCGGCAAACGCTACAACACTAGATTTTCTTG ATGATGGGCATGAAGAGCTACTAGCTGCTGTTAACTCAGCTATAAGCTTTG CTCAGAATTTTCCTAGCTCTTTCTGGAAACAAATGGAGCGCTACTTTTGCTTTATATCTGATTCACATATCAATTTCGTAAAACAACTG GGTGACTTCTCCTCCATGGGTACTACACCAGTTGGGACATCTTCAGACTTCGATGGTCGTGAAAATTTTGCCGAGGGACTTACAACCAGCAGAATGGATTCTAAAGCTTCGCCCCTTTATCAGAGGTTGCTATCAGCTCTGATTTCAGAGGAGTCAGCCAGTGTAAATGAAGATTTACAATTTGATGGATTTGGAGCCGATGCTGAGTCAGAATTCAGTGTCTTGAATCATAAGGAGTTCAATGGTTATAGAAGTGATAGATTGGAACTTGATGATCTAGAAGATGATGTGTCTGTTATCCCGCTCAAGGGTGTTAACAGCTCACCCCACAATGTCAATGGAAGATTTACAGATCACTCATCCATCGACTTCTCAGACATTCAATATGAAACTCTGGGGATAGATGAGAAGATATATTTGGAAGCTCAATCTATTGGCATTTGCTTGGAAACCATG CCTAATATTTCAAACACGGAGGATGAAGGAATAGTCGAGGAGATCAAAACGTTAGAGGAGGCTGTCTACGAGGTG GGTTCCAAGAAGAAAGAGATGTTGAATCGGTTACTAACGCCTGCCCTAGAGATGAAAGAACGTCAGGAGAA TGAGTTTGATCGGCTCGGTTACGAAAAACTCATCGAAATGGCATATGAAAAGAGCAAG gCAAGTCGGCGGCATCACTCCGCTAGTGGAAAGAGTTCGGCTAACAAGATATCAAAGCAGGTCGCATTTGCTTTCGTGAAACGGACGCTTGGAAGATGTCGTCAATTTGAAGAGATAGGCAAAAGCTGCTTTAGTGAGTCTACATTCAAGAACATCCTCGTTGCTGGGTTGACACAAGTTGAAGATAATCCCACGGACAAGGAGGAAGATATTTTATCAGCTTCAA CACCGATAGGATCACAACCAAGCTCATCATTGGCACAGAACAGAGAGACTTCTGAACATACTTTACGGGAAGGGAAAGATGAAACGATGTGGTCAAATAGAACGAGGGAGAGAGAGTTGCTACTTGATGATGTGTGTGGGACACCATTTTCAAGCAGTACAAAAGGGAAGAGAAGTGACAGGGACAGAGATGGAAAAGGACAGGCGGCTTCATCATCGAGAGGTGGAGGAACTAACAAGATCGGTTGGCCTGCACTGTCCAATAACGCCAAGGGTGAACGGAAGTCGAAAACCAAACCTAGGCAGAAAGCAACTCCTatgttttcttctccttctgtCAGTATCCCGGAGCAGAACAGAACATCATCGTCCAAACCAACTAATAGCAACAACAGCGAGTATAGTAACTTGGAGACACTGGACGAGACAGAGCCACTCGACCTATCTGGCCTGCAGATACCAGACGGTTTAGGTGGTCCAGATGATTTCGACGCACAAGCAGGAGATCTAAGCTCATGGTTGAACATCGATGACGATGTGTTACAAGATAATGATATAGACCTCCTTGGACTTCAAATACCCATGGATGATCTTTCAGACTTAAAGATGATGGTATAA